The Xiphias gladius isolate SHS-SW01 ecotype Sanya breed wild chromosome 17, ASM1685928v1, whole genome shotgun sequence genome includes the window TGATCAGCCAGCAGGTGTGGCTGAACCTCGTCTCACCTGTGGAGGCCGACAGCTCCGTGACTCGATCCGTCATTGTGGTTGTGGTCATTGCCGGAGGAGGAGAACTGGTGGCCGGAGCTGAGAGGGAGAAACCAGATTAACCTCATATTTAATCAGATTTACAGTGCTGAGTTTAAGTGCCAACATAATACCAAAATATTGCCTCACATTTCTGAGCATGataataacttttaaaatatgtagTAAGAAGATAAACAGAAGAATGGTTTAAATCAGGAAATACAGTTTATGatcaaagaataaataaaaactaaagaagTCACAGAAAGACTCAATTAGATGCAAATTCGCCGTTTGTGGTAAAAACCGAGGCGAAACATGAGAGTTAAAAATTGTTTCAActtcagccaaaaaaaattgAGCATATCAAGTAacttgagaggaaaaaaagaaagactggaGGGAAACAACAGGAAGAACTGGGGCCAGATCCATGAAACTGTGTGTAGATTCACAACTAAAGctgtatgtacacacaaagATGGAAATATCCACAAGCTTCCTTTTGATCCGATTTATAAATCTGCTTCTGTTTCATGAATCTCAGTCAGTGTGGAACTGGACGCCTATATGAGGACGTGATTTCCACTTCCACATTCGGACATAAATGGAAGTAGAAACGGACTTAAACACCTGTTTACATATTGAAACTTGACGAGAAGAACGGGGAAGAAGAAGTGCAATTCTGTGTAAACACAAGAAcaattagctaacattagcattgcAGCTGTTTCCtcaccaagagcttcagccatcgttgcgtttacaagaccAGAGGTCAGACTACATCCTCTGAGCAAAGCTACTGTTTCGTCCTGAAGACACACTGGATTCACTGGGACTCACTATCACAGAGTGATGCTGcggctagctggttagcatgctaacttcagtagaagagaagaagtgatagaaatggAAGCAAAGAGAGTGAACACTTGCGTTGGCTTCCACCGCTGGAGGCGGCTCTTCGTGAGGAAAGGATGAAGTTTGATGTTTAATTCAAAGCATTTTTCTAGACTGGTCAGTAAacagctgctaatgctaacgttggcaatgtagcaatagcaaaaacctataaatagcacctttaaagtaTTTTTAGTAAGGATTCCCTTTTTGTGTTGCCAGTGTTTTCTTGCTGGGactaaacatttcataataaagAGGCTGCAAACTTTGGAGGATGCTCACATGATTTGTCAAACTCAGACTGTTGAAGCCTCGTGTGAACctcagataaactttggaaaCTATTTTTTCAAGAGGAATGGATTTTGTTGCTGTCTGTTGTGAAGAAAAGTGTTTTGATTGAGAATTAATAAATATGAACCTGTCCTTTGACTGTGCATGTGGTGCTAAAGCGTCGTCCGGCTCACCTTTGACCACTCTCAGGTTCATGATCACCTTCTTGTCGTTGAAGATACCGTCGATGTCCACCCTGCAGCAGTACGGCCCGCTGTCCGTCCGCCTCACGTTCAGGATGTCCAGGTCCATCTGTCCTTCCAGGACGTCCCCCGTCAGCCGGTACCGGTCCGCCACCTGCAGCACCACGGTCAGGGTTAGAGCGCCGCTTTGATTTGAAGCCAGAACAGTGTCTGATCAATGAGAGCTTCAAGTTTGATTAAAAAGTTTGTCacctaaaactaaaactagactaaaatgtccagaaaaCTGACTAAACATGAAAAAGATGAGGTTGACTAGATATAACTAatctcaggactaagactaaatctGACAAAATTGACACTAGGGCAGAATCACATGACGTAACCTGACCTTGGAGATGACGCCATTCTCGTCCGTCTGCACCAGGATGTTGCTGCACCAGAAGGTCCCGCAGCCGCGACCCCAGCAGACCCGACTCAGACCGAAACGCTTCACCGAGTACTGGCAGGACAGAGAGGCCACGCCCCCCTCCGGCACTTTAAAAGAGGAAACGGGCGAAAACTGTCCGCCtgcagcacaaagacacacgGAGGACAAGGAATTCTTTACTCGTGTACACGTGAGAAAGCAAACATCGAGACCCAGCAACGCGCCACCGTCAGGAGCTCACCACAAAACGACCACATAGAGACAAAGCCTTTAAATTTCCCTGCTTTCTGTTTGTCGATCTGTCGACAAATCAGCATTGAACAGGAATGATCATGACTGTGATGAAGATGAAGGTGGTCAGTCTGCAGCTTCACTCTGAACTCCCACAGCTGAAGTCCTTCCCCTCAGAGTCGAAGCAAACGGCCTCGTGAGCTTCTTCCAAACTCGGACTTCACGGCATTTCAGAGCTCGGACGTCAGAGGTTTGTGTCTCACCTGACAGGACGAAGAGGGCGAAGATGAAGGTCTGAGGCGCTCGACAGCGGTGAGGCGAAACGGCGGCCATCccgagagtgtgtgtgtgtgtgtgtgtgtgtgtgtgttcgctgTCCAGTtagacgacaacaacaacacagtgtgACTCTGTGATGGAGCCGTGTGGGGGGGCAATGAGGGAGGGGCAAGAGacacactgtgtgtctgtgtccgttTGTGTGGTTTaatgtgtgcgagtgtgtgtgaacGTCTCGATGACGAAGTCTTCTCTGATTCTGTCTCATATTCTGAatgtctgctgtgttttaacCCTCTGTGGTCCCCACATTCAACCTCACACCACTCCCCGACCTTTATGAAGGAGCCGTCACTTTTTAACGAGTAACTTCTGCCCCACATCCAGCCGGAGGCCTCGCTGCCAGCAGCAGAGGGCTGAGGGAGCGGCGGCCGTAGCAGGCTACCGGGCGGTTGAGGCGGAGGGTGAGGAGacacggggggggggctgacTGACCGACCACTGCTCGGCATGGACGGAGACGTAGGGCTGCTAGTCAGAGCTAACAGCCATGAGGAGCGGCTGCCAGACTCTCTGAGTCCCTGCTGAAGGACTGGAGGTCTGGTGAGGAACATTTATGTCCCTATGGGAGAGACGCCGTGTTGTAGCTGAGTTGGCAGCTCTACGACGAGAGGCTGCGCTCCACCGTGTCCGTGCGGATCGGAGACCCTGTTACCCGAACACAGCACTGTGCAAACGTTTCACCAAACGGTCTTTACTGAGAGTAAAGTCAGGGTTTTTCTAAAGTAAAgtcatgaatagtttttatttctcagtgaacttcatcgaaagtgcagtaaagagaaaaaaaacgtaaaTCAGATCAGGATTTGCTGTGACCCCCACTTTGCCTCTAAACCGGCAACGGTTCTCCTCAGTGCATCACATAGTTTTCCAGGTTCTTGGCCGGTAGGTTGTTCCAGgatcttggagaacctgccttggttcctctgtggattcagtctgtctcagtgtcttctgtcccttcatgtggtcccagactgactccatcaTGTTGAGCTCTGGGCTCTGTGGGGTCCAGACcacctgctgcaggactcctggTTCTTCTGGTCTCTGAAGTTAGTTCTCTATGACTCcggctgtgtgtttggactcgtcctgctgcagaatgaacaGGGGAcgatcagacgcctcctgaTGGGACTGATGTTGGTGAAGAATCTCAACATCTAAAGTGTCTAAAACAGAGCGCTACACTGCAGAGAAATCTAAACCCGGGTCGAGCCGCGCTCTGACACTAGATCTGCATGAAAAAATGCAGCCAGTCCGCTGATGCAGCGAAGCCGACACAACGCAGGTCATCCAGCAAAATGCCGCAGGCCCTCGCTGCTGGTAGATTAGTTTGGGACAGGAAAACCATATTCTTGCTGCTTCTGCT containing:
- the timd4 gene encoding T-cell immunoglobulin and mucin domain-containing protein 4, which encodes MAAVSPHRCRAPQTFIFALFVLSGGQFSPVSSFKVPEGGVASLSCQYSVKRFGLSRVCWGRGCGTFWCSNILVQTDENGVISKVADRYRLTGDVLEGQMDLDILNVRRTDSGPYCCRVDIDGIFNDKKVIMNLRVVKAPATSSPPPAMTTTTMTDRVTELSASTVKWKTLLSSQLDLLRRNSTLLRSDPVAVEDSLPSLSLQINVPVLSLSLSVLLVLAAVFLLLAFKRGIYRRALKTGCFSTEEPPHIIYEIRMRRPVQENIYILD